A window of the Juglans microcarpa x Juglans regia isolate MS1-56 chromosome 5D, Jm3101_v1.0, whole genome shotgun sequence genome harbors these coding sequences:
- the LOC121266188 gene encoding thylakoid lumenal 15.0 kDa protein 2, chloroplastic isoform X2 — protein sequence MASLRLPTASRPAFRVPITAASAPLSLPAFATQNSVKFTKWVRSKSFNLVLSGALTVGLSLAGIGVAEAKVGVNKPELLPKEFSPVIDVAGFLSDGQEKRLAQEIDDIEKDTGFKLRVLAQNYPETPGLAIKDFWQVDDRTIVFVADPTFGNILNFNVGASIDLDIPRSFWSRLAGKYGNIFYWKEKGEDASIEAAVMAISNCLKEPVGPNNCSEVRFLAKERR from the exons ATGGCGTCTCTCCGTCTTCCTACTGCCTCGCGTCCTGCGTTTAGAGTCCCCATCACGGCAGCATCGGCTCCTCTGTCTCTACCAGCCTTCGCGACTCAAAACTCGGTCAAATTCACCAAGTGGGTTCGGTCTAAGTCTTTCAATCTCGTGCTCTCAGGGGCTCTCACGGTCGGTCTCTCTCTCGCAG GAATTGGAGTTGCAGAGGCAAAGGTTGGGGTCAACAAGCCCGAATTGCTTCCTAAAGAGTTTAGTCCAGTCATTGATGTAGCCGGGTTCCTGTCTGATGGCCAG GAGAAAAGACTTGCTCAAGAGATAGATGATATTGAAAAGGATACTGGGTTCAAGTTGAGAGTTCTGGCCCAGAATTACCCCGAAACACCAG GGCTGGCGATTAAAGATTTTTGGCAAGTGGATGATAGAACTATTGTCTTTGTTGCTGACCCTACTTTTG GCAATATATTGAACTTCAATGTTGGGGCGTCTATTGATCTGGACATTCCTCGTAGCTTTTGGAGCAGATTGGCAGGGAAATAcggaaatattttttactgGAAAGAGAAG GGGGAAGACGCATCAATTGAAGCAGCTGTAATGGCAATATCTAATTGCTTGAAAGAACCTGTAGGCCCAAATAATTGCTCAGAG GTTCGTTTTCttgcaaaagaaagaagatag
- the LOC121266188 gene encoding thylakoid lumenal 15.0 kDa protein 2, chloroplastic isoform X3 — translation MASLRLPTASRPAFRVPITAASAPLSLPAFATQNSVKFTKWVRSKSFNLVLSGALTVGLSLAGIGVAEAKVGVNKPELLPKEFSPVIDVAGFLSDGQEKRLAQEIDDIEKDTGFKLRVLAQNYPETPGLAIKDFWQVDDRTIVFVADPTFGNILNFNVGASIDLDIPRSFWSRLAGKYGNIFYWKEKGEDASIEAAVMAISNCLKEPVGPNNCSELSDS, via the exons ATGGCGTCTCTCCGTCTTCCTACTGCCTCGCGTCCTGCGTTTAGAGTCCCCATCACGGCAGCATCGGCTCCTCTGTCTCTACCAGCCTTCGCGACTCAAAACTCGGTCAAATTCACCAAGTGGGTTCGGTCTAAGTCTTTCAATCTCGTGCTCTCAGGGGCTCTCACGGTCGGTCTCTCTCTCGCAG GAATTGGAGTTGCAGAGGCAAAGGTTGGGGTCAACAAGCCCGAATTGCTTCCTAAAGAGTTTAGTCCAGTCATTGATGTAGCCGGGTTCCTGTCTGATGGCCAG GAGAAAAGACTTGCTCAAGAGATAGATGATATTGAAAAGGATACTGGGTTCAAGTTGAGAGTTCTGGCCCAGAATTACCCCGAAACACCAG GGCTGGCGATTAAAGATTTTTGGCAAGTGGATGATAGAACTATTGTCTTTGTTGCTGACCCTACTTTTG GCAATATATTGAACTTCAATGTTGGGGCGTCTATTGATCTGGACATTCCTCGTAGCTTTTGGAGCAGATTGGCAGGGAAATAcggaaatattttttactgGAAAGAGAAG GGGGAAGACGCATCAATTGAAGCAGCTGTAATGGCAATATCTAATTGCTTGAAAGAACCTGTAGGCCCAAATAATTGCTCAGAG TTGTCTGATAGTTAG
- the LOC121266188 gene encoding thylakoid lumenal 15.0 kDa protein 2, chloroplastic isoform X1 produces the protein MASLRLPTASRPAFRVPITAASAPLSLPAFATQNSVKFTKWVRSKSFNLVLSGALTVGLSLAGIGVAEAKVGVNKPELLPKEFSPVIDVAGFLSDGQEKRLAQEIDDIEKDTGFKLRVLAQNYPETPGLAIKDFWQVDDRTIVFVADPTFGNILNFNVGASIDLDIPRSFWSRLAGKYGNIFYWKEKGEDASIEAAVMAISNCLKEPVGPNNCSEGTCIYLPHLPALQKIICCIS, from the exons ATGGCGTCTCTCCGTCTTCCTACTGCCTCGCGTCCTGCGTTTAGAGTCCCCATCACGGCAGCATCGGCTCCTCTGTCTCTACCAGCCTTCGCGACTCAAAACTCGGTCAAATTCACCAAGTGGGTTCGGTCTAAGTCTTTCAATCTCGTGCTCTCAGGGGCTCTCACGGTCGGTCTCTCTCTCGCAG GAATTGGAGTTGCAGAGGCAAAGGTTGGGGTCAACAAGCCCGAATTGCTTCCTAAAGAGTTTAGTCCAGTCATTGATGTAGCCGGGTTCCTGTCTGATGGCCAG GAGAAAAGACTTGCTCAAGAGATAGATGATATTGAAAAGGATACTGGGTTCAAGTTGAGAGTTCTGGCCCAGAATTACCCCGAAACACCAG GGCTGGCGATTAAAGATTTTTGGCAAGTGGATGATAGAACTATTGTCTTTGTTGCTGACCCTACTTTTG GCAATATATTGAACTTCAATGTTGGGGCGTCTATTGATCTGGACATTCCTCGTAGCTTTTGGAGCAGATTGGCAGGGAAATAcggaaatattttttactgGAAAGAGAAG GGGGAAGACGCATCAATTGAAGCAGCTGTAATGGCAATATCTAATTGCTTGAAAGAACCTGTAGGCCCAAATAATTGCTCAGAG GGCACATGCATATATCTGCCCCATCTACCTGCTCTGCAGAAAATAATTTGCTGTATATCATAA
- the LOC121266245 gene encoding uncharacterized protein LOC121266245, giving the protein MEKYFGNAYRGDPGVPHADPDRFVNIWIGSAAFSVLTWFDPYMWHLSTQFNWHDKAMLFEQYHWKKAMEKNQPYKFKWNQYMDKDLRDSYYHNWPLYFR; this is encoded by the exons ATGGAGAAGTACTTCGGCAACGCGTACCGAGGTGACCCCGGCGTCCCACACGCCGACCCGGACCGATTCGTTAACATTTGGATCGGCTCCGCTGCCTTCTCAGTTCTCACCTGGTTCGATCCTTATATGTGGCATCTCTCTACTCAATTCAA TTGGCATGACAAAGCAATGCTGTTTGAGCAGTACCACTGGAAAAAGGCCATGGAGAAGAATCAACCTTATAAATTCAAG TGGAACCAGTACATGGACAAGGACCTTCGTGATTCGTATTATCATAACTGGCCTCTTTACTTTCGTTAG
- the LOC121266001 gene encoding transcription initiation factor TFIID subunit 8 has translation MSHGGGNGTKGNEQLEYNKTSRPGANDFGRAVSKVAVAQVCESVGFQGFKDSALEALADIAIRYLRDLGKTASVYANSSGRTECNVFDIIRGLEDLEASQGFLGGSEVQNCLAGSGTVKGIVEYVGGAEEIPFAQPVPQFPVIKHRKLIPSFVQMGETPPGKHIPPWLPALPDPHTYIHTPLWNERATDPRTDKIEQARQRRKAERSLLSLQQRLLSSGSAGTSTSRSDAKESDGAQNNPFLGLPLQPGEKDVSLVVSPSKTSDEMVGNIHVSVLEAFAPAIEAVKGGFSYDGEDGKNVLPDVRPAVQLKFRTGKKFLGESLDLSLQNKGVGRAASWVARDEERDDKKRRAEFILRQSTEYPLELNQL, from the coding sequence ATGAGCCATGGAGGTGGAAATGGTACGAAAGGTAATGAACAACTAGAGTACAATAAAACAAGTAGACCCGGAGCCAATGACTTTGGGCGAGCGGTGTCAAAGGTTGCAGTTGCACAGGTATGCGAGAGCGTGGGGTTTCAGGGCTTCAAAGACTCTGCTTTGGAGGCTCTCGCTGACATTGCAATTCGATACCTACGTGACCTAGGAAAGACGGCGAGTGTCTATGCTAACTCATCTGGTCGGACAGAGTGTAATGTGTTTGATATCATTAGAGGGTTGGAGGATTTGGAAGCTTCACAAGGCTTTCTGGGTGGATCGGAGGTACAAAATTGTCTTGCTGGTTCGGGAACAGTGAAAGGGATTGTTGAGTATGTAGGTGGGGCAGAGGAGATTCCATTTGCTCAGCCAGTGCCTCAGTTTCCGGTGATTAAGCATCGGAAACTGATTCCAAGCTTTGTACAAATGGGTGAAACGCCACCTGGCAAGCACATACCGCCATGGTTGCCAGCTTTGCCTGATCCCCATacgtatatacatacacctTTATGGAATGAGAGGGCAACAGATCCTCGCACAGATAAGATTGAGCAAGCACGACAACGTAGAAAGGCGGAGAGGTCCTTGTTGAGTTTGCAGCAAAGGTTGTTGTCCAGTGGTTCGGCGGGAACTTCAACCTCACGTAGTGATGCAAAGGAATCGGATGGGGCTCAAAATAACCCTTTCCTTGGACTGCCTCTACAACCAGGGGAGAAAGATGTTTCTCTGGTGGTTTCACCGAGTAAGACTTCGGATGAAATGGTGGGGAATATCCATGTCTCCGTACTAGAGGCATTTGCTCCTGCTATTGAAGCGGTCAAAGGTGGGTTTTCTTATGATGGGGAAGATGGGAAAAATGTTCTTCCTGATGTGAGGCCTGCTGTTCAGTTAAAGTTTAGGACTGGCAAGAAGTTTCTAGGTGAATCATTGGATTTGAGCCTTCAGAACAAGGGTGTTGGGAGAGCAGCCTCTTGGGTTGCCCGGGATGAGGAGAGGGATGACAAGAAGAGGAGAGCTGAATTTATTCTTAGACAGTCTACAGAATACCCGCTGGAACTCAATCAGTTGTAA